A genomic segment from Fusarium fujikuroi IMI 58289 draft genome, chromosome FFUJ_chr04 encodes:
- a CDS encoding probable nucleolar protein, which translates to MGVGRRMKKQGPPQPLSEEHFAKLKRKAGLPADPVVEAPEKKKRKTNTKERTVIEPKRNGVAAKKDVKKTKVAKAAKAAAPAPEPKANGKVKKSKRAPAPAPEDVSDEEIDDEFDLEDLEGDSDLEGGAGLGDDFLGSDDDDSVFDSDEDAGGKNTKAMFSEDEDESDAEEKLTAANIAGLSRKLDAQMAEEAAEAEAEMAQEALQTNIHGDKPHILSDEDSDDELSKKTNALLAPDLQLLRTRITETIRVLDDFTNLSEEGRSRVEYTSQLIKDICSYYGYSEYLAEKLFNLFTPREAFAFFEANESARPVVIRTNTLRTHRRDLAQALINRGVTLEPVGKWSKVGLQVFESSVPLGATPEYLAGHYILQAASSFLPCMALDPQENERVLDMAAAPGGKTTYMAAMMKNTGIVVANDPNKARAKGLIGNIHRLGTRNVIVSNYDAREFPKPMGGFDRVLLDAPCSGTGVIAKDPSVKTNKTERDFMQLPHIQKQLVLAAIDSVNHSSKTGGYIVYSTCSVTVEENEQVVQYALSRRPNVRLVDAGLAFGKEGFTSYMGKKFDPSMRHTRRYYPHTYNVDGFFVAKFHKIGPTPANASNARDRSTGPADEDEVIDRTPIATDDEETGKTKPDDDFGGWDEEEDKEYMEKGRRNAMRRRGLDPKSNSKKAKKEREMTKQK; encoded by the coding sequence ATGGGTGTCGGACGTCGTATGAAGAAGCAGGGTCCTCCTCAACCCCTTTCCGAGGAACACTTTGCAAAACTTAAGCGCAAGGCAGGTCTACCTGCCGATCCCGTCGTCGAGGcgcccgagaagaagaagcgaaagacCAACACAAAGGAGAGGACGGTCATCGAGCCCAAGAGAAATGGCGTCGCCGCTAAGAAGGATGTCAAGAAGACAAAAGTTGCCAAGGCTGCAAAAGCTGCGGCGCCTGCTCCAGAGCCAAAAGCCAATggcaaggtgaagaagagcaagagggCGCCGGCGCCGGCGCCGGAGGACGTGTCCGATGAGGAGATAGACGATGAGTTTGaccttgaagatctcgaggGCGATTCAGATCTCGAGGGCGGCGCCGGACTCGGCGACGATTTCCTCGGCTCagacgacgatgactctGTATTCGACTCTGACGAAGATGCTGGAGGCAAGAACACGAAAGCTATGTTCtctgaggacgaggacgagtcCGACGCCGAGGAGAAACTCACAGCCGCCAACATCGCGGGTCTTTCGAGGAAACTGGATGCTCAAATGGCAGAGGAAGCTGCcgaagctgaggctgagatggcACAAGAGGCTCTCCAGACCAACATCCACGGAGACAAGCCTCACATTCTGTCCGACGAAGACAGCGACGATGAGCTCTCAAAGAAGACAAACGCCCTCCTAGCCCCTGACCTGCAACTTCTGCGAACAAGAATCACCGAAACCATCCGCGTCCTCGACGACTTCACCAACCTGTCCGAGGAGGGACGTTCAAGAGTCGAGTATACATCACAACTTATCAAGGATATTTGCTCTTACTATGGCTACTCTGAGTATCTCGctgagaagctcttcaacctcttcaccCCTCGTGAGgcttttgctttctttgagGCTAACGAGTCAGCCCGTCCTGTCGTCATTCGCACAAACACTCTGCGCACTCATCGTCGTGATCTTGCCCAGGCTCTTATCAACCGTGGCGTTACTCTAGAGCCCGTCGGAAAGTGGTCCAAGGTTGGCCTCCAGGTCTTCGAGAGTAGCGTACCCCTCGGTGCTACTCCTGAGTATCTTGCCGGCCACTACATCCTCCAAGCTGCCTCCTCTTTCTTGCCCTGCATGGCTCTCGACCCCCAGGAGAACGAGCGCGTGCTTGATATGGCCGCTGCTCCCGGTGGAAAGACTACTTACATGGCTGCTATGATGAAGAACACCGGTATCGTCGTGGCCAACGATCCTAATAAGGCTCGTGCTAAGGGTCTTATCGGTAACATTCACCGTCTTGGAACGCGCAACGTCATTGTCTCAAACTATGATGCCCGTGAGTTCCCCAAGCCTATGGGCGGCTTCGACCGTGTTCTTCTCGATGCTCCCTGCTCTGGAACTGGTGTTATTGCAAAGGATCCTAgtgtcaagaccaacaagacagAGCGCGACTTCATGCAACTCCCCCATATTCAAAAGCAGCTTGTTCTCGCCGCCATCGACTCAGTCAACCATAGCTCCAAGACGGGCGGTTACATTGTTTACTCAACCTGTTCCGTCACCGTCGAGGAGAACGAACAAGTCGTTCAATACGCCCTCTCTCGTCGCCCCAATGTTCGCCTCGTCGATGCTGGCCTCGCATTTGGAAAGGAGGGCTTCACCAGCTACATGGGCAAGAAGTTCGATCCCTCTATGCGCCACACCCGCCGATACTACCCTCATACCTACAACGTGGACGGTTTCTTCGTTGCCAAGTTCCATAAGATCGGCCCCACGCCCGCCAACGCGTCCAACGCTCGTGACCGTTCTACTGGCCCcgctgatgaagacgaggtcATCGACAGAACGCCTATCGCcacagatgatgaggagacaGGCAAGACGAAGCCCGACGACGACTTTGGCGGCtgggacgaggaagaggataagGAGTACATGGAGAAGGGACGAAGGAATGCCATGCGCCGAAGGGGTCTGGATCCTAAAAGTAACAGcaaaaaggcaaagaaggagagggagaTGACGAAGCAGAAGTAG
- a CDS encoding probable heat-shock protein hsp60 yields MQRALSTRARASVLSSAATKYRAGSLSQQVRFAHKELKFGVEGRAALLAGVDTLAKAVATTLGPKGRNVLIESSFGSPKITKDGVTVARAVSLKDKFENLGAKLLQDVASKTNEVAGDGTTTATVLARAIFSETVKNVAAGCNPMDLRRGIQAAVEAVVEFLQKNKRDITTSAEIAQVATISANGDVHIGQMIANAMEKVGKEGVITCKEGKTVADELEVTEGMRFDRGFVSPYFITDTKSQKVEFENPLILLSEKKISAVQDIIPALEVSTQQRRPLVIIAEDIEGEALAVCILNKLRGQLQVAAVKAPGFGDNRKSILGDLAILTDGTVFTDELDIKLDKATPDMLGSTGSITITKEDTIVLNGSGSKDAIAQRCEQIRGVIADPTTSEYEKEKLQERLAKLSGGVAVIKVGGSSEVEVGEKKDRFVDALNATRAAVEEGILPGGGTALIKASAHALNEVPTANFDQQLGVSIVKNAITRPARTIIENAGLESSVVVGKLTDEHAGDFNKGFDSSKGEYVDMINAGILDPFKVVRTGLIDASGVASLLGTTEVAIVDAPEEKGAGGPPMGGMGGMGGMGGMGGMIATVSQDCITAFNDLKLSKKYKYIVYKLSDDYKEIVVEHASDNSDWEDFREKLVNATSKSRTGAVGKGPRYAVYDFEYSLASGDGIRNKITFIAWSPDDAGIQPKMIYASSKEALKRSLTGIATELQANDTDDIEYDSILKTVSKGLAV; encoded by the exons ATGCAGCGCGCATTGAGCACCCGGGCTCGGGCTTCCGTCCTCTCCTCAGCGGCTACCAAGTACCGAGCCGGCAGCCTCAGCCAGCAGGTCCGATTTGCTCACAAG GAGCTCAAGTTCGGTGTTGAGGGCCGTGCTGCCCTCCTCGCTGGTGTCGATACCCTCGCTAAGGCGGTTGCTACTACCCTCGGTCCTAAGGGCCGAAACGTCCTCATTGAGTCCAGCTTTGGATCTCCCAAGATCACCAAGG ATGGTGTGACCGTTGCCCGCGCTGTCAGCCTCAAGGACAAGTTCGAGAACCTCGGTGCTAAGCTCCTCCAAGATGTTGCTTCCAAGACCAACGAGGTTGCTGGTGACGGTACCACCACCGCTACTGTTCTCGCCCGTGCTATCTTCTCCGAGACCGTCAAGAACGTCGCCGCTGGCTGCAACCCTATGGACCTCCGCCGCGGTATccaggctgctgttgaggccGTCGTCGAGTTCCTCCAGAAGAACAAGCGTGATATTACCACCAGCGCTGAGATCGCTCAGGTCGCTACCATCTCCGCCAACGGTGATGTCCACATCGGCCAGATGATTGCCAACGCCATGGAGAAGGTCGGCAAGGAGGGTGTCATCACCTgcaaggagggcaagaccGTTGCCGATGAGCTCGAAGTCACCGAGGGTATGCGATTCGACCGTGGCTTCGTCTCCCCCTACTTTATCACCGATACCAAGTCCCAGAAGGTCGAGTTTGAGAACCCTCTCATTCTTCTCtctgagaagaagatctctgCTGTTCAGGACATCATCCCTGCTCTTGAGGTCTCTACACAGCAGCGACGACCTCTTGTCATCATTGCTGAGGACATTGAGGGTGAGGCTCTCGCTGTTTGCATTCTGAACAAGCTCCGTGGCCAGCTCCAGGTTGCCGCTGTCAAGGCCCCCGGCTTCGGTGACAACCGCAAGTCCATCCTCGGCGATCTTGCTATCCTCACCGACGGTACTGTCTTCactgatgagcttgatatcaagcttgacaaggccaCCCCTGACATGCTCGGCTCTACCGGTTCTATCACTATCACAAAGGAGGACACCATTGTCCTGaacggcagcggcagcaagGACGCCATTGCTCAGCGATGCGAGCAGATCCGTGGCGTCATTGCTGACCCTACCACCTCTGAgtatgagaaggagaagctccaGGAGCGTCTTGCTAAGCTCTCTGGTGGTGTTGCCGTCATCAAGGTTGGTGGCTCCTCCGAGGTTGAGGTcggcgagaagaaggaccgATTCGTCGATGCCCTGAACGCCACCCGTGCCGCCGTTGAGGAGGGTATCCTACCCGGTGGTGGTACTGCTCTTATCAAGGCCTCAGCCCACGCTCTTAACGAGGTTCCTACTGCCAACTTCGACCAGCAGCTCGGAgtcagcatcgtcaagaACGCCATTACACGCCCTGCCCGAACCATCATCGAGAACGCCGGTCTTGAGAGCTCCGTCGTTGTCGGTAAGCTCACTGACGAGCACGCTGGTGACTTCAACAAGGGTTTCGATAGCTCCAAGGGCGAGTACGTTGACATGATCAACGCCGGTATCCTTGACCCCTTCAAGGTCGTCCGCACTGGTCTCATCGATGCTAGCGGTGTTGCCTCTCTTCTGGGCACCACTGAGGTTGCCATCGTTGATGCCCCCGAGGAGAAGGGAGCTGGTGGTCCTCCTATGGGCGGCATGGGTGGCATGGGAGGAATGGGCGGTATGGGAGGTATGAT TGCCACCGTTTCGCAGGACTGCATAACTGCCTTCAACGACCTGAAGCTTAGCAAGAAGTACAAGTACATCGTCTACAAGCTCTCCGACGACTACAAGGAGATCGTTGTCGAGCACGCCTCCGACAACAGTGACTGGGAGGACTTCCGTGAGAAGCTCGTCAACGCTACCTCCAAGAGCCGAACT GGCGCTGTTGGCAAGGGTCCCCGTTACGCCGTCTACGACTTCGAGTACAGCCTGGCCTCCGGCGATGGTATCCG AAACAAGATCACCTTCATCGCCTGGTCTCCCGATGATGCCGGTATCCAG CCCAAGATGATCTACGCTTCCTCCAAGGAGGCTCTTAAGCGATCGCTCACTGGCATTGCCACCGAGCTCCAGGCCAACGACACTGATGACATCGAATACGACTCCATCCTCAAGACCGTCAGCAAGGGTCTTGCTGTTTAA